From Streptomyces chrestomyceticus JCM 4735, one genomic window encodes:
- a CDS encoding AAA family ATPase, whose product MSTPTVPKLRTRKPTGAIPWPKILLEGEEKAGKSFLAASFTGCDRTGQAYWLELGEDTADEYAAVPGADYLLIEHNGTYRDILGQIEAVHAEAKRAASAGEPPVVLVIDSVSLLWRMLVNWTQDRGRRSKTGQKKLRFDPDAEIKPGMNLWNDATERWNRVMYLVRTMPGIVLLLARGKEVQAVDGAGEPIPNTKTWRVEGQKSLAYDATVWVRLLRGDDHAYVVGARSLKFQVPREGKPKAMPNFSVESLVFDLMGCGPHSAPRQAPQLTGDLAQPWITEVEETAEKHGIPGLQKLWKKVGADKTLSRDEVNVIRHAITQQVAALKNPPKIEDPTSDAARLRAAALAEQDEQGEPEPDPFDEAPYAPAA is encoded by the coding sequence ATGAGCACCCCTACCGTTCCGAAGTTGCGCACCCGCAAGCCGACGGGCGCCATCCCTTGGCCGAAGATCTTGCTTGAAGGTGAAGAGAAGGCGGGCAAGAGCTTTCTGGCCGCTTCCTTCACCGGCTGCGACCGCACCGGTCAGGCGTACTGGCTGGAGCTCGGCGAGGACACCGCCGACGAGTACGCCGCCGTGCCAGGGGCCGACTACCTGCTGATCGAGCACAACGGCACCTACCGCGACATCCTCGGCCAGATCGAAGCCGTGCACGCCGAAGCCAAGCGCGCCGCCTCCGCAGGCGAGCCCCCCGTCGTGCTGGTGATCGACTCGGTTTCCCTGCTGTGGCGGATGCTCGTGAACTGGACGCAGGACCGCGGCCGGCGCAGCAAGACCGGGCAGAAGAAGCTGCGCTTCGACCCCGACGCGGAGATCAAGCCGGGCATGAACCTGTGGAACGACGCCACCGAACGGTGGAACCGGGTGATGTACCTCGTTCGCACCATGCCCGGCATCGTGCTCCTCCTGGCGCGCGGCAAGGAAGTCCAGGCCGTCGACGGCGCGGGCGAACCCATACCGAACACGAAGACGTGGCGCGTCGAGGGCCAGAAGTCGCTGGCGTACGACGCCACCGTGTGGGTGCGGCTGCTACGCGGAGACGATCACGCCTACGTGGTGGGCGCCCGCTCCCTGAAGTTCCAGGTCCCCCGCGAGGGCAAGCCCAAGGCGATGCCGAACTTCTCGGTCGAGTCGCTGGTGTTCGATCTCATGGGCTGCGGCCCCCACTCGGCGCCGCGCCAGGCCCCGCAGTTGACCGGGGACCTGGCTCAGCCGTGGATCACGGAAGTGGAGGAGACGGCCGAGAAGCACGGAATTCCGGGGCTCCAGAAGCTGTGGAAGAAGGTCGGGGCAGACAAGACCTTGAGTCGGGACGAGGTCAACGTGATCCGTCATGCGATCACCCAGCAGGTAGCGGCGTTGAAGAACCCGCCGAAGATCGAAGATCCGACCAGCGACGCGGCCAGGCTACGAGCTGCGGCCCTCGCCGAGCAGGACGAACAGGGCGAACCGGAGCCGGATCCGTTCGATGAGGCCCCCTACGCCCCCGCCGCCTGA
- a CDS encoding PD-(D/E)XK nuclease family protein, whose protein sequence is MTATLTEPAPVSIWDAAAAVDARRPRSQQRQLGASDTVCQRRAGYVVHQVPPTDAPDKKAAILGTYIHAGLLESARTEYGWLVERTVADGRIRGHIDVVQLDAATAARLPKRHRPIQPAEVLTVEDVKTKSSRVWDRVVRYGPTAAEVRQVLLYADLLRTVGFADVPGQRYLHRIGPVDVQRIRFRFVCRDTGEEHIDEFDFDPWLADEARWWVGRVLEADTPEELSRDHDGPGLPTKTLCDFCPWASACWPGAAPGSPVQTVLVHDDEDRAAALAEYVRHRERESTSRKRKEVLRAMLDDSPEGAYGDNTLRWGGGNPKEEPDLEALVDQFENAGLTVPLVPDVSAMVAVARRAGVAVPMRNAAGRTTPRSINVTRTSRRP, encoded by the coding sequence GTGACTGCAACACTGACCGAGCCCGCCCCGGTGTCGATCTGGGATGCTGCTGCCGCCGTCGACGCCCGGCGCCCCCGGTCACAGCAACGACAGCTCGGCGCGTCCGACACCGTGTGCCAGCGCCGTGCCGGATACGTCGTACACCAGGTGCCGCCCACGGATGCGCCGGACAAGAAGGCCGCGATCCTCGGTACCTATATCCACGCCGGACTGCTGGAGTCTGCTCGCACCGAGTACGGCTGGCTGGTGGAACGCACGGTCGCTGATGGCCGGATCCGCGGACACATCGACGTCGTGCAGTTGGATGCCGCGACGGCCGCTCGGCTGCCGAAGCGGCACCGGCCTATCCAGCCGGCCGAGGTTCTGACGGTCGAGGACGTGAAGACGAAGTCGAGCCGCGTGTGGGACCGCGTCGTGCGGTACGGGCCGACGGCTGCCGAGGTACGGCAGGTCCTGCTGTACGCCGATCTGCTGCGCACGGTCGGGTTCGCGGATGTGCCGGGGCAGCGGTACCTGCACCGGATAGGGCCGGTGGACGTGCAGCGGATCCGCTTTCGCTTCGTGTGTCGGGATACCGGCGAAGAACACATCGACGAGTTCGACTTCGATCCGTGGCTGGCGGACGAGGCCCGGTGGTGGGTGGGCCGGGTGCTGGAAGCGGACACTCCCGAGGAACTGTCCCGTGATCACGATGGACCGGGCTTGCCCACGAAGACGCTGTGCGATTTCTGCCCATGGGCGTCGGCGTGCTGGCCAGGGGCGGCTCCGGGCAGCCCGGTGCAGACGGTCTTGGTACACGATGACGAGGACCGGGCGGCTGCGCTGGCTGAGTACGTGCGCCACCGTGAGCGGGAGAGCACATCCCGGAAGCGCAAGGAAGTGCTTCGGGCGATGCTCGACGACTCGCCGGAGGGCGCCTACGGGGACAACACGCTGCGCTGGGGCGGTGGCAACCCGAAGGAGGAGCCCGACCTGGAGGCGCTCGTTGACCAGTTCGAGAACGCCGGTCTGACGGTGCCGCTGGTTCCTGACGTGAGCGCCATGGTGGCCGTAGCCCGTCGCGCCGGCGTGGCGGTGCCGATGCGTAACGCGGCGGGACGGACGACTCCGCGCAGCATCAACGTCACGCGCACCTCTAGACGCCCCTGA